A single region of the Amphiprion ocellaris isolate individual 3 ecotype Okinawa chromosome 4, ASM2253959v1, whole genome shotgun sequence genome encodes:
- the g3bp2a gene encoding ras GTPase-activating protein-binding protein 2 isoform X4, whose amino-acid sequence MVMEKPSPLLVGREFVRQYYTLLNKAPDFLHRFYGRNSSYVHGGLDPSGKLAEAVYGQAEIHKKVMSLQFSECHTKIRHVDAHATLSDGVVVQVLGELSNNGQPMRKFMQTFVLAPEGSVANKFYVHNDIFRYEDEVFGDSEAELDEESEEEVEEEPEERQASPEPLQESPNSTTYYDPHPVTNGVEEPMEEPAPEPEPEPEPEPKVEEIKPEVDEKVLEEMEEKAPSPVPVESPPNTQEPPKPRVEAKPETQTAPLRPRDQRTRDRPTFTPRGPRPDGVASSESQTGKPHLSFVNKGGRGDAESGDMDGRRNPRYPDSHQLFVGNLPHDIDESELKEFFMTYGNVVELRINTKGVGGKLPNFGFVVFDDSDPVQRILGAKPIMFRGDVRLNVEEKKTRAVRERETRGGGDERRDMRRNDRGPGGSRGIVGSGMMRDGRGPPPRGGMAPKPGMGSGRGSGGQGEGRFTTQRR is encoded by the exons ATGGTGATGGAGAAGCCAAGTCCCCTGCTTGTAGGGCGGGAGTTTGTGAGGCAGTATTACACACTCTTAAACAAGGCACCAGATTTCCTGCACAG GTTTTATGGGAGGAATTCTTCCTATGTACATGGAGGGCTTGACCCAAGTGGGAAGCTGGCGGAGGCTGTGTACGGGCAAGCG GAAATCCACAAGAAGGTCATGTCTCTGCAGTTTAGTGAATGCCACACAAAAATCAGGCATGTGGATGCCCATGCCACTCTGAGTGATGGAGTGGTGGTGCAAGTCCTCGGAGAACTGTCAAACAATGGTCAACCCATGAGGAAATTTATGCAAACTTTTGTGCTTGCTCCGGAG GGTTCTGTGGCAAACAAGTTCTACGTCCACAATGACATCTTCCGTTATGAGGACGAAGTTTTTGGAGACTCTGAAGCTGAGCTTGATGAGG AATCTGAGGAGGAAGTTGAAGAGGAACCAGAAGAGAGGCAGGCGTCCCCTGAGCCACTTCAAGAAAGCCCCAACAGCACCACCTATTACGACCCTCACCCTGTCAC CAATGGAGTGGAGGAGCCCATGGAGGAGCCAGCTCCAGAACCAGAGCCAGAACCGGAACCAGAGCCAAAAGTAGAGGAGATAAAGCCTGAAGTAGATGAGAAGGTTCTGGAAGAAATGGAGGAAAAAGCACCATCACCGGTTCCTGTGGAGTCTCCACCAAACACCCAGGAACCTCCCAAG CCCAGAGTGGAAGCCAAGCCGGAGACACAGACAGCACCTCTTCGCCCCAGAGACCAGCGCACTCGCGACAGACCGACCTTCACTCCACGGGGTCCCAGGCCTG ATGGTGTTGCATCTTCTGAGTCACAAACAGGAAAGCCGCACTTGAGTTTTGTTAACAAAG GTGGCCGGGGAGATGCCGAGTCTGGTGACATGGACGGCAGGCGGAATCCCCGTTATCCAGACAGCCACCAGCTTTTTGTTGGAAACCTCCCACATGACATTGATGAGAGCGAGCTCAAAGAGTTCTTCATGA CGTATGGAAACGTGGTGGAACTGCGGATCAACACCAAGGGCGTTGGTGGGAAGCTGCCCAACTTTGGATTTGTGGTGTTTGATGACTCTGATCCTGTGCAAAGAATCCTGGGAGCCAAG CCCATCATGTTTCGAGGTGACGTGCGTCTGAATGTGGAGGAAAAGAAGACGAGGGCGGTGCGTGAACGAGAGACCCGCGGTGGAGGAGATGAACGTCGGGACATGAGGCGCAACGATCGGGGTCCTGGAGGTTCACGGGGCATCGTGGGAAGTGGAATGATGCGTGACGGGAGGGGACCACCGCCTCGAGGTGGCATGGCCCCCAAACCTGGCATGGGCTCTGGAAGAGGCTCCGGGGGCCAGGGAGAGGGTCGCTTCACGACCCAGCGCCGCTGA
- the g3bp2a gene encoding ras GTPase-activating protein-binding protein 2 isoform X3 has product MVMEKPSPLLVGREFVRQYYTLLNKAPDFLHRFYGRNSSYVHGGLDPSGKLAEAVYGQAEIHKKVMSLQFSECHTKIRHVDAHATLSDGVVVQVLGELSNNGQPMRKFMQTFVLAPEGSVANKFYVHNDIFRYEDEVFGDSEAELDEESEEEVEEEPEERQASPEPLQESPNSTTYYDPHPVTNGVEEPMEEPAPEPEPEPEPEPKVEEIKPEVDEKVLEEMEEKAPSPVPVESPPNTQEPPKPRVEAKPETQTAPLRPRDQRTRDRPTFTPRGPRPDGVASSESQTGKPHLSFVNKGGRGDAESGDMDGRRNPRYPDSHQLFVGNLPHDIDESELKEFFMTYGNVVELRINTKGVGGKLPNFGFVVFDDSDPVQRILGAKVEGPIMFRGDVRLNVEEKKTRAVRERETRGGGDERRDMRRNDRGPGGSRGIVGSGMMRDGRGPPPRGGMAPKPGMGSGRGSGGQGEGRFTTQRR; this is encoded by the exons ATGGTGATGGAGAAGCCAAGTCCCCTGCTTGTAGGGCGGGAGTTTGTGAGGCAGTATTACACACTCTTAAACAAGGCACCAGATTTCCTGCACAG GTTTTATGGGAGGAATTCTTCCTATGTACATGGAGGGCTTGACCCAAGTGGGAAGCTGGCGGAGGCTGTGTACGGGCAAGCG GAAATCCACAAGAAGGTCATGTCTCTGCAGTTTAGTGAATGCCACACAAAAATCAGGCATGTGGATGCCCATGCCACTCTGAGTGATGGAGTGGTGGTGCAAGTCCTCGGAGAACTGTCAAACAATGGTCAACCCATGAGGAAATTTATGCAAACTTTTGTGCTTGCTCCGGAG GGTTCTGTGGCAAACAAGTTCTACGTCCACAATGACATCTTCCGTTATGAGGACGAAGTTTTTGGAGACTCTGAAGCTGAGCTTGATGAGG AATCTGAGGAGGAAGTTGAAGAGGAACCAGAAGAGAGGCAGGCGTCCCCTGAGCCACTTCAAGAAAGCCCCAACAGCACCACCTATTACGACCCTCACCCTGTCAC CAATGGAGTGGAGGAGCCCATGGAGGAGCCAGCTCCAGAACCAGAGCCAGAACCGGAACCAGAGCCAAAAGTAGAGGAGATAAAGCCTGAAGTAGATGAGAAGGTTCTGGAAGAAATGGAGGAAAAAGCACCATCACCGGTTCCTGTGGAGTCTCCACCAAACACCCAGGAACCTCCCAAG CCCAGAGTGGAAGCCAAGCCGGAGACACAGACAGCACCTCTTCGCCCCAGAGACCAGCGCACTCGCGACAGACCGACCTTCACTCCACGGGGTCCCAGGCCTG ATGGTGTTGCATCTTCTGAGTCACAAACAGGAAAGCCGCACTTGAGTTTTGTTAACAAAG GTGGCCGGGGAGATGCCGAGTCTGGTGACATGGACGGCAGGCGGAATCCCCGTTATCCAGACAGCCACCAGCTTTTTGTTGGAAACCTCCCACATGACATTGATGAGAGCGAGCTCAAAGAGTTCTTCATGA CGTATGGAAACGTGGTGGAACTGCGGATCAACACCAAGGGCGTTGGTGGGAAGCTGCCCAACTTTGGATTTGTGGTGTTTGATGACTCTGATCCTGTGCAAAGAATCCTGGGAGCCAAGGTAGAAGGG CCCATCATGTTTCGAGGTGACGTGCGTCTGAATGTGGAGGAAAAGAAGACGAGGGCGGTGCGTGAACGAGAGACCCGCGGTGGAGGAGATGAACGTCGGGACATGAGGCGCAACGATCGGGGTCCTGGAGGTTCACGGGGCATCGTGGGAAGTGGAATGATGCGTGACGGGAGGGGACCACCGCCTCGAGGTGGCATGGCCCCCAAACCTGGCATGGGCTCTGGAAGAGGCTCCGGGGGCCAGGGAGAGGGTCGCTTCACGACCCAGCGCCGCTGA
- the g3bp2a gene encoding ras GTPase-activating protein-binding protein 2 isoform X2: protein MVMEKPSPLLVGREFVRQYYTLLNKAPDFLHRFYGRNSSYVHGGLDPSGKLAEAVYGQAEIHKKVMSLQFSECHTKIRHVDAHATLSDGVVVQVLGELSNNGQPMRKFMQTFVLAPEGSVANKFYVHNDIFRYEDEVFGDSEAELDEESEEEVEEEPEERQASPEPLQESPNSTTYYDPHPVTNGVEEPMEEPAPEPEPEPEPEPKVEEIKPEVDEKVLEEMEEKAPSPVPVESPPNTQEPPKTFSWALVTSKNLPPTGTVTSSGISPHVVKAPSSQPRVEAKPETQTAPLRPRDQRTRDRPTFTPRGPRPDGVASSESQTGKPHLSFVNKGGRGDAESGDMDGRRNPRYPDSHQLFVGNLPHDIDESELKEFFMTYGNVVELRINTKGVGGKLPNFGFVVFDDSDPVQRILGAKPIMFRGDVRLNVEEKKTRAVRERETRGGGDERRDMRRNDRGPGGSRGIVGSGMMRDGRGPPPRGGMAPKPGMGSGRGSGGQGEGRFTTQRR, encoded by the exons ATGGTGATGGAGAAGCCAAGTCCCCTGCTTGTAGGGCGGGAGTTTGTGAGGCAGTATTACACACTCTTAAACAAGGCACCAGATTTCCTGCACAG GTTTTATGGGAGGAATTCTTCCTATGTACATGGAGGGCTTGACCCAAGTGGGAAGCTGGCGGAGGCTGTGTACGGGCAAGCG GAAATCCACAAGAAGGTCATGTCTCTGCAGTTTAGTGAATGCCACACAAAAATCAGGCATGTGGATGCCCATGCCACTCTGAGTGATGGAGTGGTGGTGCAAGTCCTCGGAGAACTGTCAAACAATGGTCAACCCATGAGGAAATTTATGCAAACTTTTGTGCTTGCTCCGGAG GGTTCTGTGGCAAACAAGTTCTACGTCCACAATGACATCTTCCGTTATGAGGACGAAGTTTTTGGAGACTCTGAAGCTGAGCTTGATGAGG AATCTGAGGAGGAAGTTGAAGAGGAACCAGAAGAGAGGCAGGCGTCCCCTGAGCCACTTCAAGAAAGCCCCAACAGCACCACCTATTACGACCCTCACCCTGTCAC CAATGGAGTGGAGGAGCCCATGGAGGAGCCAGCTCCAGAACCAGAGCCAGAACCGGAACCAGAGCCAAAAGTAGAGGAGATAAAGCCTGAAGTAGATGAGAAGGTTCTGGAAGAAATGGAGGAAAAAGCACCATCACCGGTTCCTGTGGAGTCTCCACCAAACACCCAGGAACCTCCCAAG ACTTTCTCCTGGGCCTTGGTGACCAGTAAAAACCTACCTCCTACTGGCACAGTCACCTCCTCTGGAATCTCCCCTCATGTCGTTAAAGCTCCAAGCTCACAG CCCAGAGTGGAAGCCAAGCCGGAGACACAGACAGCACCTCTTCGCCCCAGAGACCAGCGCACTCGCGACAGACCGACCTTCACTCCACGGGGTCCCAGGCCTG ATGGTGTTGCATCTTCTGAGTCACAAACAGGAAAGCCGCACTTGAGTTTTGTTAACAAAG GTGGCCGGGGAGATGCCGAGTCTGGTGACATGGACGGCAGGCGGAATCCCCGTTATCCAGACAGCCACCAGCTTTTTGTTGGAAACCTCCCACATGACATTGATGAGAGCGAGCTCAAAGAGTTCTTCATGA CGTATGGAAACGTGGTGGAACTGCGGATCAACACCAAGGGCGTTGGTGGGAAGCTGCCCAACTTTGGATTTGTGGTGTTTGATGACTCTGATCCTGTGCAAAGAATCCTGGGAGCCAAG CCCATCATGTTTCGAGGTGACGTGCGTCTGAATGTGGAGGAAAAGAAGACGAGGGCGGTGCGTGAACGAGAGACCCGCGGTGGAGGAGATGAACGTCGGGACATGAGGCGCAACGATCGGGGTCCTGGAGGTTCACGGGGCATCGTGGGAAGTGGAATGATGCGTGACGGGAGGGGACCACCGCCTCGAGGTGGCATGGCCCCCAAACCTGGCATGGGCTCTGGAAGAGGCTCCGGGGGCCAGGGAGAGGGTCGCTTCACGACCCAGCGCCGCTGA
- the g3bp2a gene encoding ras GTPase-activating protein-binding protein 2 isoform X1 yields MVMEKPSPLLVGREFVRQYYTLLNKAPDFLHRFYGRNSSYVHGGLDPSGKLAEAVYGQAEIHKKVMSLQFSECHTKIRHVDAHATLSDGVVVQVLGELSNNGQPMRKFMQTFVLAPEGSVANKFYVHNDIFRYEDEVFGDSEAELDEESEEEVEEEPEERQASPEPLQESPNSTTYYDPHPVTNGVEEPMEEPAPEPEPEPEPEPKVEEIKPEVDEKVLEEMEEKAPSPVPVESPPNTQEPPKTFSWALVTSKNLPPTGTVTSSGISPHVVKAPSSQPRVEAKPETQTAPLRPRDQRTRDRPTFTPRGPRPDGVASSESQTGKPHLSFVNKGGRGDAESGDMDGRRNPRYPDSHQLFVGNLPHDIDESELKEFFMTYGNVVELRINTKGVGGKLPNFGFVVFDDSDPVQRILGAKVEGPIMFRGDVRLNVEEKKTRAVRERETRGGGDERRDMRRNDRGPGGSRGIVGSGMMRDGRGPPPRGGMAPKPGMGSGRGSGGQGEGRFTTQRR; encoded by the exons ATGGTGATGGAGAAGCCAAGTCCCCTGCTTGTAGGGCGGGAGTTTGTGAGGCAGTATTACACACTCTTAAACAAGGCACCAGATTTCCTGCACAG GTTTTATGGGAGGAATTCTTCCTATGTACATGGAGGGCTTGACCCAAGTGGGAAGCTGGCGGAGGCTGTGTACGGGCAAGCG GAAATCCACAAGAAGGTCATGTCTCTGCAGTTTAGTGAATGCCACACAAAAATCAGGCATGTGGATGCCCATGCCACTCTGAGTGATGGAGTGGTGGTGCAAGTCCTCGGAGAACTGTCAAACAATGGTCAACCCATGAGGAAATTTATGCAAACTTTTGTGCTTGCTCCGGAG GGTTCTGTGGCAAACAAGTTCTACGTCCACAATGACATCTTCCGTTATGAGGACGAAGTTTTTGGAGACTCTGAAGCTGAGCTTGATGAGG AATCTGAGGAGGAAGTTGAAGAGGAACCAGAAGAGAGGCAGGCGTCCCCTGAGCCACTTCAAGAAAGCCCCAACAGCACCACCTATTACGACCCTCACCCTGTCAC CAATGGAGTGGAGGAGCCCATGGAGGAGCCAGCTCCAGAACCAGAGCCAGAACCGGAACCAGAGCCAAAAGTAGAGGAGATAAAGCCTGAAGTAGATGAGAAGGTTCTGGAAGAAATGGAGGAAAAAGCACCATCACCGGTTCCTGTGGAGTCTCCACCAAACACCCAGGAACCTCCCAAG ACTTTCTCCTGGGCCTTGGTGACCAGTAAAAACCTACCTCCTACTGGCACAGTCACCTCCTCTGGAATCTCCCCTCATGTCGTTAAAGCTCCAAGCTCACAG CCCAGAGTGGAAGCCAAGCCGGAGACACAGACAGCACCTCTTCGCCCCAGAGACCAGCGCACTCGCGACAGACCGACCTTCACTCCACGGGGTCCCAGGCCTG ATGGTGTTGCATCTTCTGAGTCACAAACAGGAAAGCCGCACTTGAGTTTTGTTAACAAAG GTGGCCGGGGAGATGCCGAGTCTGGTGACATGGACGGCAGGCGGAATCCCCGTTATCCAGACAGCCACCAGCTTTTTGTTGGAAACCTCCCACATGACATTGATGAGAGCGAGCTCAAAGAGTTCTTCATGA CGTATGGAAACGTGGTGGAACTGCGGATCAACACCAAGGGCGTTGGTGGGAAGCTGCCCAACTTTGGATTTGTGGTGTTTGATGACTCTGATCCTGTGCAAAGAATCCTGGGAGCCAAGGTAGAAGGG CCCATCATGTTTCGAGGTGACGTGCGTCTGAATGTGGAGGAAAAGAAGACGAGGGCGGTGCGTGAACGAGAGACCCGCGGTGGAGGAGATGAACGTCGGGACATGAGGCGCAACGATCGGGGTCCTGGAGGTTCACGGGGCATCGTGGGAAGTGGAATGATGCGTGACGGGAGGGGACCACCGCCTCGAGGTGGCATGGCCCCCAAACCTGGCATGGGCTCTGGAAGAGGCTCCGGGGGCCAGGGAGAGGGTCGCTTCACGACCCAGCGCCGCTGA
- the pkd2 gene encoding polycystin-2 — translation MSSSRVRPQQPPQSQTGRSPNRLDSSEGIEMENIQHQDLGLGGVAGTPSPPSRQAWSRDNPGFEPEDEIMEADWPQASPGRRSVSTASSSSCSSGLGSYNRGGSSTHIPRGGLYPTPTLDAQQQDRHEHLSCMKQILQKIRILWGTELMEDSDSSRERYLRNVLREMLTYITFLITLCILTYGMVSANMYYYTKVMSQLFLDTPLSAGDPSTFRSLATMEDFWKFAEGPFLNGMYWEVWYNNKSLPENQSFIYYENLLLGVPRLRQVKVRNESCSIHEDLRDEVQDCYNIYTPTNEDTAAFGPKNGTAWVYTTESEMNGSSYWGQVSKYGGGGYYQDLSRTKEESTIQLQFLKDHLWLDRGSRAVFLDFSVYNGNINLFCIARLLVEFPATGGVVTSWQFQTVRLIRYVSSWDYFVGVCEVAFCLFILYYVVEEVLEIRIHRLHYFKSLWNCLDVLIVALSVVAIIMNITRTAMVGNLLKGLLENHTAHPSFEPLANLQVQFNNMAAVIIFFSWVKLFKFINFNKTMSQLSSTMSRCAKDLVGFAIMFFIIFLAYAQLAYLVFGTQVNDFSTFQASIFTQFRIILGDFNFSEIEEANPVLGPIYFTTFVFFIFFILMNMFLAIINDTYSEVKADMSQQRSELEMTDLIRKGCNKALIKLRLKKTAVDDISDSLRQAGGKLNFDELRQDLKGKGHTDAEIQAIFAKYDHDGDQELTEHEHQQMRDDLEKEREDLDLERNSLTRPSSGRSFPRTQDDSEEDDDEDSGHSSRRRGSSSGGVSYEEFQVLVRRVDRMEHSIGSIVSKIDAVIVKLEAMERAKLKRRDVLGRLLDGVMEDERLGRDTDAHREQTDRLVREELERWESDDMVSQVSHPQTATPVGPRPRPSSSLSTDGLDMGTNGSSHV, via the exons ATGAGTTCATCCCGAGTCAGACCCCAGCAGCCGCCGCAGAGCCAGACAGGCAGGTCGCCCAACAGACTCGACTCCAGCGAGGGCATAGAGATGGAGAACATCCAGCATCAAGACCTGGGGCTCGGAGGGGTCGCGGGCACCCCGTCCCCTCCGTCCAGACAAGCGTGGAGCCGGGATAACCCTGGGTTTGAACCCGAGGACGAGATTATGGAAGCCGACTGGCCTCAAGCGAGTCCAGGGAGGAGGTCGGTGTCCAcggcctccagcagcagctgcagcagcggcCTGGGCAGCTACAACCGCGGGGGCAGCAGCACCCACATCCCCCGGGGAGGACTGTACCCGACCCCGACCCTGGATGCTCAGCAACAGGACAGGCATGAGCACCTCAGCTGTATGAAGCAGATACTCCAAAAAATCAGAA TCCTGTGGGGCACAGAGCTGATGGAGGACAGTGACAGCAGTCGAGAAAGGTACCTCAGGAACGTACTGAGAGAGATGCTCACgtacatcacattcctcatcaCTCTTTGTATCT TGACCTATGGGATGGTGAGTGCCAATATGTACTATTATACCAAAGTCATGTCTCAGCTTTTCCTGGACACGCCGCTGTCTGCTGGGGATCCTTCAACCTTTAGGAGCCTCGCAACTATGGAGGATTTCTGGAAG TTCGCAGAGGGGCCCTTCCTCAACGGCATGTACTGGGAGGTGTGGTACAACAATAAGAGCCTGCCAGAGAATCAGAGTTTCATCTACTATGAGAACCTTCTCCTCGGGGTGCCGCGGCTCCGGCAGGTCAAAGTTCGCAACGAGTCCTGCTCCATCCACGAAGATCTGAGGGACGAGGTCCAGGACTGCTACAACATATACACGCCAACCAACGAGGACACCGCAGCCTTCGGCCCCAAGAATGGGACTGC ATGGGTGTACACCACGGAGAGTGAGATGAATGGCAGCAGTTACTGGGGTCAGGTGTCTAAATATGGAGGTGGAGGATACTACCAGGACTTGTCTCGTACCAAAGAGGAGTCAACCATCCAACTGCAGTTTCTCAAAGACCACTTGTGGCTGGACAGAGGCTCCAGAGCGGTGTTCCTTGATTTCTCTGTCTACAATGGGAACATAAACCTTTTCTGCATCGCCAG GTTGTTGGTGGAGTTCCCTGCTACTGGCGGGGTGGTAACCTCCTGGCAGTTCCAAACAGTGCGTCTGATAAGATATGTGTCCAGCTGGGACTActttgtgggtgtgtgtgaagTGGCATTCTGCCTGTTCATCCTCTACTATGTGGTGGAAGAAGTGCTGGAGATCCGCATCCACCGCCTGCATTATTTCAAGAGCCTGTGGAACTGTCTTGATGTTCTCATTGTCGCC TTGAGTGTTGTTGCCATCATCATGAATATAACCCGAACAGCCATGGTTGGAAACCTGCTCAAAGGCCTCTTGGAGAACCACACTGCCCACCCCAGCTTTGAGCCTTTGGCCAATCTGCAGGTCCAGTTTAACAACATGGCTGCGGTTATCATCTTTTTTTCCTGGGTCAAG CTTTTTAAGTTCATCAACTTCAATAAGACCATGAGTCAGCTGTCCAGCACTATGTCTCGCTGTGCCAAGGACCTCGTGGGTTTCGCCATCATGTTCTTCATCATCTTCCTGGCGTATGCTCAGCTGGCCTACTTGGTGTTTGGAACTCAAGTCAACGATTTTAGCACTTTCCAAGCCAGCAT ATTCACTCAGTTCCGTATTATCCTGGGAGACTTCAACTTCTCAGAGATTGAGGAGGCAAATCCAGTCCTCGGACCCATCTACTTTACAACCTTtgtcttcttcattttctttattcttATG AACATGTTCTTGGCCATCATCAATGACACATACTCTGAGGTGAAGGCCGACATGTCCCAGCAGAGGTCTGAGTTGGAAATGACTGACCTCATTAGGAAG GGTTGTAACAAAGCTTTGATCAAATTGAGACTAAAGAAGACGGCGGTAGACGACATCTCAGACAGTTTGCGTCAAGCCGGGGGGAAACTGAACTTTGATGAACTCCGTCAGGATCTAAAAGG AAAGGGCCACACAGATGCAGAGATTCAGGCCATCTTCGCCAAGTATGATCACGATGGTGACCAGGAGCTGACAGAACATGAACACCAGCAGATGAGAGACGAcctggagaaagagaga GAGGACTTGGATCTGGAACGCAATTCGCTGACTCGACCCAGCAGTGGGCGGAGCTTCCCTCGTACCCAGGACGACTCGGAGGAGGACGACGACGAGGACAGCGGTCACAGTTCCCGTCGccgtggcagcagctcaggggGCGTCTCATATGAGGAATTTCAAGT gCTGGTGAGACGTGTGGACAGGATGGAGCACTCTATCGGCAGCATCGTGTCCAAGATAGATGCCGTGATCGTGAAGCTGGAAGCCATGGAGAGGGCCAAACTTAAAAGAAGAGACGTGCTCGGCAGGCTGCTGGACGGAGTCATGGAG gATGAGCGTCTGGGTCGGGACACGGACGCCCACAGGGAGCAGACGGACCGGCTGGTGAGGGAGGAACTGGAGCGCTGGGAGTCTGATGACATGGTCTCACAGGTTAGCCACCCTCAGACAGCCACTCCTGTCGGCCCTCGGCCTCGtccctcatcctctctgtcCACCGACGGCCTCGACATGGGCACAAACGGAAGCAGTCACGTGTGA